DNA from Thermococcus sp. EP1:
TGGAGCTTATGGAGCTGGTGTAAACTTAGCTGTTGAGTCATCGGGCTGGCAGAAGGATGAGGATTTAGCAAAGGTTTGGGTTCAGTGGAGTGGTTACGCTTATGGAAAAGATGCCTTTGGAGTTGAGGCTCACGAATCGTTAGTTTTGAACCTCAAAAGCGTTGACATAATCAATAGAAACCACATAAGTGATGAGCACGACTTAACGAACTGCTGCTGTTATTTTGCCTATCACGGTGGATTTAAAACAGCGGTAGATGCTCTAACTGGCAAGGATGTAGATATAATCCAAGTTGATACGAGAGACATAAGCGATACTAAAATTGTTGATATTAAAGTCGAGATTGAGAGAATAACAAGGACAAAGCTTCTCAACGACAGATGGATTGAGGAAATGAAGAAGCACAGCTACAGAGGGGCGAGCGAGTTCTCAAAGAAGATTCTTCATCTCTATGGCTGGGAAGCAACAACAAAGCTCGTTGAAGATTGGATTTTTGATGAAATAGCGGAAAAGTACGTTCTTGATGAAGATATGAGGAGATGGTTCGAGGAGCACAATCCCTACGCTATTGAGGAAATTGCAAGGCGTTTGATTGAAGCTTATGAGCGTGGCTTGTGGGAGACGAGCGAGGAGCTCATTGAAAGGCTCATGGAAGCTTACTCTGAAATTGAGGGGCTTTTGGAGGAACACCTTGGTGAAGGGGAAGTTCAAGGTGGAACGATTGAAATCTACACTGCTGAGGATGATGAACACTGGAGTGAAAACATTGAGGAGGTGGATAAAATATGGAAGCTCGTGAAAAACGCTTAATCTTCCCATTTTCTGCAATAGTCGGGCAGGAAAAGGCTAAATTAGCCTTACTCTGTGTAGCGGTTAATCCGCTAATAGGCGGAGTTTTATTGAAAGGAGACAAAGGAACGGGGAAATCGACCCTGGTTAGGGCTCTGGCCAACGTTTTGCCCGAGATTGAAGTTGTGGCAGATTGTTCGTTCAACTGCAATCCAATGAACCCATTAGAGATGTGCGACAGCTGTTATGAGAGATATGAAAATGGGGAAGAGTTGCCCACGTCAAAGAGGAAGATGCGCGTTGTTGATTTGCCTTTGAGCGTTACAATAGACAGATTAGTCGGAACAATTGATGTGGAGCGCTTTTTAAAGGAGGGCAAAAAAGCTTTGCAGCCGGGAATATTAGCGGAAGCTAATAGGGGAGTGCTTTACATCGATGAGGTCAATCTCTTAGATGACTACATAGCTGATTCACTCTTAGATGCTGCAGCAATGGGATGGAACACAATAGAGAGGGAAGGTATCTCATTTAGACATCCAGCCCGCTTTATCTTAGTTGGAAGCATGAACCCAGAGGAAGGGGACTTAAGACCCCAAATTCTCGATAGATTTGGTCTATGCGTTGAGGTCTCAGCACCAATGAACCCAGAGGATAGGATAGAGATAGTTAAAAGAGTAGAAGAATTCCATGAAGACCCAATAAGCTTCTACAAGAAGTTTGAGAGCGAAGAGAAAAAGCTTACAGAAAAGATTGTTAAAGCGAAGGAACTTTTGCCTAAAGTTGAAATAAGCGATGATTTGTTAAAGCTTTTAGCTGAGACTGTGATTAATTTAAGTATAAAGACCAACAGGGCTGAAATCACTACAATAAAAACTGCAAAAGCAATAGCCGCTTTAAACGGAAGGAGAAGGGTTTCCTTAGAGGACTTAGAGAAAGCTATGGAATTAGCTTTACCGCACCGTCTAAGGGATAGACCTTTTCAAAAGCCACCTCAAATGAAGCCTCCAAAGCCTAAAGATGATAAGAAGCACAATCATGATCATAAGCACAACCATAAGCATGAGCACAAGAAGGAAGAAAAAAGCGAAAGGAGAAACCAAAAGTCTCGAAGTCAAGGAATCGGAAATTTAGAGCAAAATTTTCGCTCAAGCGAAGCCAAAATTCCAAAAATAGAAAGCAAAAACTTTGGGAGCAACGACTTTACAGGCTACCGCTCTTCAAGGGACGTTAGCATTACTGTGGTAAACTTTCCAAAGGGAATTCCCGTCTCTTATCTACCCCCAAAAGATGAAATAAGGGATGTTGATTTTTACAACTCGACTATTTGGGCAGTGTTAAATGGCAAGAAGCCACCAATAAAGCTTGAGCTAAAGGATGTCCGCGTTAGGGTTAGGAAGGCAAAGGCTCCTACGCTCTGGGTTTTGCTCTTAGACTCAAGCGGAAGTATGGCTGTGAAGAGAAGAATAAGCATTGCAAAGGGGATAGCGGAAAAGCTGGTCGAGAACGGCTATATCAAGAAGTCAAAAATGGCTTTGATAGTTGCAAAGGGCAAAGAAGCAGAAGTTTTTGTTTCGCCAACTAAGAACTACTGGGAAGTGTTTGAAAAAATAGAAAGTGTCCCAACTGGAGGAAGGACTCCTCTCAGCTCTGCTTTATACAATCTTTTGCTTTTAGCCAATAGAGAGAGAATGAAAGACAAGTCCGTCAAAGTTAGAGCATTTCTAATAACCGATGGAAAAGCAAACGTTCCCCTCTTTGGCAAGAGAATTAAGGATGAAATCATTGAGCTTGCAAAAGCGTTGAGAAAGAAGGGCATTGAGCTTAACATTTACGATACAAATGGCAAGGGAATAAACCCGGGGATTTCCTATGTTCCAGTTTTGAAGGAAGTCGCGAACGCTAAAGTGTTTAAGGTATAAGGCTTTGAACTTTAAACTTTACATCACTAATAGAAAATACAAAAGATAAAAACATATATCTTTATGACCTATATTTTCCATATCTCCAAACTCGGAGAGGAGAAACGTGATTGGTGTAATACTTGCTGGAGGTAAATCAAACAGGTTTGGAGAGGAGAAACTTCTGTATAACGTGAACGGAAAAGCTTTAATTGCCTACACAATCGAGAGACTCCTGAAATCAAAATCAATAGAAGAAGTAGTTATAATAACATTGCAAGAAAGAAAGGACAAATTTAAGGATCTCGGAGTTAGGATTCTCATTGATAAACTTGAGATAGGTCCCATTGGAGGGATCTATACAGCTTTGGTCAAGCTGGGGGATGTGTTTATAGCAGCAGGCGATATGCCCAATATAAATCCAGAGTTCGTAAACTATATTATAAAAGAATTCCACAAATTTAGGCCTATGGCCTGCGTTCCTTTATGGGCAAATGGCTACCTTGAGCCCCTCCATGCTGCTTATTCCCAGGAATTCTTACCTGTTCTTGAAAATCAGATAAAAAAGGGAGAGTATATGTTGGGGAAAGCCATAAGAAATGCAAAGACATGCTATATTCAAATAGAATCCCTCCCTCTTGAATGGAGAGAGAGTCTTTTCAATATAAACACAAAAAGAGACTTAAAAAAGTTTAAAGGCGCTTCGAGAGAATAATCATTTTGTCCAAAATCTTTGGGTTGAATTCTTTTATTAGGTTCTCTTCAACTATTGTACGAAGCTTTGTGAAACCTAGGTTTTTTGCCCTGTTTAATAAGAGAGGAAAGTCCTTCTCCTGCCCCCACATATATGCAGTGACTATCAAATTACTGTAAATGGCCTCCTCAAGGATATAATAGGACTCTCCCAACTTCCCACTTTCGAAATAAACTGCATCATCTATACCTGCCAGTCTATCTTTAAATGCCGTAAACCAATGATGATAAGAGCTCTGAAATCTCCCTACGACCATCTCTTTATTTTTAATTTCTTTCCATGAAAACTCAAATAAATCAGGGGTTTCTTCTTGGTCTGAAAAAAGAGAGAGTTCAAACTCAACAAAATAGCCCTGAAAGAGCACATTATCAATCCCAAGTTTTGTATAAAAACCAATAGCACTCTTTTCAGGTACTACTGTCAAAAGCTCACACCCTCTTTCCCTTGCTATATTTTCTACAAAGGTTACAATTCTCTTTCCTACCCCTTTTCTCCTAAAATCCCTATGAACTTCCAGAATATCTAGATGAGCTATTCTTCTAATTTTACCGACTATTGGCTCTTCGCTTATCAAAAGCTCAGCATTTCCAATAATTTTCCCATTTGTCTCCGCCACTATAGGAATCTGACCTTCCAAGAGAAGGCTATTTAAATGAACAGCGCAGGTTTCAATACTCATCCATGGACCACCATGCAGATAGCGGTCTTTTATACTGAGTTCTTCATAAGTCGCTTCCCTATTATCGTCTTTCTTAATCCACTTTTCAACACCTGAACAGTGTACTTCAACTATCCCCTTTGCATCTTCAAGCTTTGCTATCCTGATATTCATGAAAATCACCAAAAAAGATAAAATCAGGGCTCAGCTTCGCTTAAGAACTCAAGTAGATCTAGGAGTCTCCTGTCTTTAATCTTTGTTATATATCCGCTTACTTCTTCTCTTCCTATTTTTCCGTCCTTGTATAAGGCAACAACCTTTACACCTTCAAAGAACTCTTTCATATCTGGAAAGGCCCTAGCGAACATATCTAGATTGTTGTATATCACATCAAATTTGTCTTCCATTAATATCTGCCAGAGAACATCGATTAATGAATCAAATGCAATGTCGAAATACTCTGTACCTCTCCCATACAACATCGCATAAAGGCACTCATGTAAAGCTGCATCATAATTATCTTTTTCTTCGAAGATTTCCTCAAAGACCAGATGCACCTGGGCTACTAACTGATTATTCCCACGCGCCTCGGAAAGTACTTCTGCCAGTTCCGCCTTTGCTTTTGGGACCTCTCCTATTTCAAATGTTATATATGCCTTGTGAATTCTAATATGAACAATCTCCTCCTTCTTCCCAAGTTCCTCAAAGACCTTTTCAGCTTTGCTCATAAGTTCTAGAGCTTTTTCATACTCCAAAAGTTCCTCATGGATAAGACCCATGTTGTAGTAAACTTTTGCAATATTCTCAAGGTTTCCTTTTTCAGTTTCCTCTTCAAGCAGTTCTCTGTAAAGCTCAATTGATTTTTCAAGCTCACCTAATAGATAATACAAATCAGCAAGATGATATTTGGCCTCAAAACTTCCATCTTTCTCAACCAATTCTTCAAAGTCCTTAATCTTATCAACCTCAAGAAACTCGAGAGAATAGTAGACAACCAGTTTATAGAGTTCGTAATCCTTACACTCTAATGCGAGTTTCTCAGTTTTCTCTAGAACAATCTTTAGTTCGTCTTCAGTTAACTCATCTGCTTTGTAATAGAGCAACGTTGCTACTTTTTCGCATTCTTTTTCCTGAATTGCTTTAAGTACTTCTTCCATCCAGCTTCACCAATTAATTTTGGTGAATGTAGTATTTTAACCTTTGGCAGAACATGATTATTTCATATGAAAAAAGTTAAATATTCAAAAGTTCTTTAAAAATTTCAAAGGTGAAGTATCTATGTGGGAGATACTCGACAAAATAAAACCTGGTGAGATTGTACTGGTCGAGTACTCTTCAAACATGAATCCCACCAGAATTCTTCATGATATTATCAAATGGGCCAAGAGCAAAGAATATCAGGTCTTAATCACAGACATGTACAATCTAGTAGAGCTCCATACTTATCGCATGAAAATGGAAGGATTGGACATGGAAGTATTAAAATGGGCAAAAATCATAGAGATCGGGCGACATGAGCCCTCAGTAGGAGAGGTAATAAAGTTCATTCCTGTGGATAGAGAATTATTAGCATTATTAGCAGAGTATAAAGAAGTTTATGAGGAGTTTGTGAGTAAAAACTTTACCGTCGTCCTATTTTTTGGACTAGAAAGATACATGCTATTCAAAAATGAAGTTATGTCTTTTGTAAGTATTCTTGAGAGATTCTTAGGAGACACACGAAGAATATCAATATACTTTGTAAACAGAGACGTTCTAACAAACATTTCTCCTGATCCCCTCCCCTTGCTTGAAGAACTTGCCACGACTATAATGAAATTCCAGAAAGAGGCAAAAAAGATCAAGTTCACTATTAATAAAGCATTAAACCCCGAACTTGAGGGATACGAGGAATGTTATTAAGCACCAAGAGAAGCTGAATCCCTTCATCTACCAAATGATAAAAAAACTCTCAACTTATCAAAAACTTTTTTATCTCTCTCTTCTTTATTAGGAACATGCTTGAAGTAATTTTCCTTGGGACTGGAGGCATAATGCCAAATAAAGAGAGAAATGTTCCTGCTATAGCTTTAAAATATAAGGGCGAGATAATACTATGGGATATTGGAGAAGGCACATTACGACAGTTCAATATCGCCAAGCTGAGTCCAATGAAGATCGACAAGATTTTCATAACTCATTTTCATGGCGATCACTATCTTGGCTTGATGAGCTTTATTCAAACCATGAGCTTATGGAATAGGGAAAGGCCACTTCATATCTATGGCCCAAAATATACTTTTGAATTCGTACAGAATTATTTAAAAAGTGGATTTTTCAGGCCAGGGTTTGAAATTCACATTCATGAGCTTGGAGAAGCTAGATTAAAGTTCGGGGACTATGAAATATGGAGTTTTAAAGTTGAACATGGTGTCCCTGCTTTGGGATATGTATTTAAAGAAAAGGAGAAGAGAGGGAGTTTTGATATTGAAAAGATTAGAGAGCTCGGACTAATCCCAGGCCCTTGGATGAAGAAGCTTGAAAAAGAAGGAAGAGTAGAAATTGATGGCAGAATAATACACCTTGAAGAAGTGACTGGAAAGCCCAAAAAAGGAGTAAAAGTAGTATATACCGGAGACACCGAACCATGTGAGAGAGTGAAGCTTTTTTCAGAAAAAGCTGATCTACTGATACACGAAGCCACATATATAGATAAAGCAGACAGAAACGAGAGTTATCACTCAACAGTTCCTGAAGCTTGTGAAATAGCAAAAAAAGCCAAAGTGAAACTTTTAGCCCTCTTCCATAGAGCACCTAGATACACTTATGAAGAGTACTGTACGAGAGCACGTGAAGTATGCAACTACAAATTTATAATTCCAAAGGACTTTGATGTCATTAAAGTTGGTGAGAGGTATGAGCTATCTTCGATACGTTAAGATCATCGGAACTATGCACGTGTCTCCAAGGAGTAGGGAAGAAGTCAGGCAGTTGATCCTAAAGGAAAATCCTGATGCCATAGCTATTGAACTCGACAAACAACGATTCTATGCCCTCAAATCTTCTAAAAAACTCACGTTTCAAGAAGCCTTGAAACTTGGAAGAAAAGCCCTTTTGGCTTACATTCTAATGAAAGTTGAAGAGAAAATTGGAGAAGAGTTTGGAATGAAGCCCGGTGGAGAAATGGAAGAAGCTATTCAAATGGCAGGTTTTCTAAGAATTCCCCTTTATCTGATCGACGAGGATATACAAATAATCATGGGGAAGCTTTTAAAAGCTCCGTTTAGGGAGAAACTCTTTCTTCTAATTGAAAGTGCTTTAGTGTTCTTTCCAATAGTCCCCATTGAGGGAGAGTCAGAAAACATTATGGAAAGCTACAAAATAATGATGCATCGTTTTAAAACAAGATATCCCTATTTGTTTAAAGTTCTAGTAGAGGAAAGGAACGAAATAATGGCAAAACATCTCAAATTTATTGTAGATGAGCTCAAAAAGGCGGGTATCAAAAAGCCTAAAGTAATCGCCGTAGTTGGCCTAGGACATAAAAAAGGAATAGAGAGAATCTTAAATTCATATAAAGAGCAAAAAGATTTATTAAATAAAAAAACAAATCTACACTGGTGATCCTATGGAGAGACAACATCTAAAATGCCCCCTTTGTGGTGGAACCAGCTTTAAGGTCGAAGAAGGCAAACTGGATAGTAAATGGGGCTTCACAGCTCACAGAGTAAGTATTGTGATCTGTGAAACTTGTGGATATGTAATGATGTTCTACAAAGGAAGGACAATATGGGATTTCGATTAGTTTTTCTTCCTCACTCTTAGTAATTTTTGTGGTTATAAGGCTTAATGTATGATGGTTATTTAGAAGAGAATATGTCAAAATTCCTCTCCATGAACTTTAAATACTCTTTTATGTACTATAACGATTGCTATGAAATTAATCGAGGAGGTTCTAGTTATGGATCTAGATCATGACGAAATCTTAGTTCTAAAAACAGTTTTTAAAGGAAAATTAGATGATTTGGATATAAAAATATACCAAGCATTAAGAGAGGATGGGCGAATAAGTGATACCAAAATTGCAGAAAAGCTTGGCATTTCTATAACTACAGTTAGGCGGAGACGATTACGACTCCAAGAGGAGGGAATATTACAAATAATCGGTCTCCTGCTTTTGAGAGCGGCTGATGCTGCATATGCTGATGTCTTGGTTAAATTGAACCAACAAATCCGAATTGAAGAGATCAACGAATTTATTCATGAAGCAATGAAAAATCCCAGAATATACGAAGTAACCATGTATCTTGGAGGAGATTATGACCTTCTGTTAAGATTTTTTGAAACTAATCTTGAGCGACTTAGGTATCATGTGGATAAATTCCTTAGGAATCACAAAGTAGTAGAGAAATACAGTGTTTATCCCGCAATAGGAAGTCCGAAAGCATGGTACAAATCATTTAAATTGAAATTTTAAATCTTCATCTATATTTTTACGCTGGGTAAAAGTAACACCTTAACACATCGAATTTGTCAGGGTTGACCTATAACAAACTGCAAGATTACGCCATATTGTAATGTCAAATTTTAAACAACAATACATAAATATTTATTCTTCTATTTGTCTGTGACAAATCCATTAGGTGATAAAATATGCCTGAGGAAAAAGGCGGAGCATTAATGCGATTTATAAACTGGATAGAAAAAGTAGGCAACAAACTTCCCCATATGTTTTGGATTTTCTTAGGTCTCTGGGTCTTGGTTATCCTGCTCTCAGGTGTTTTGGCAGGAGTATCGGCGATAGATCCAGCGAAAGGCGAAGAAGTCGCAATAGTAAGTCTACTTAATAAGGAAGGGTTATACTGGATTCTAACTAACATAGTCAAAAACTTTGCACAGTTTCCACCACTTGGACTAGTATTAGTCATGATGATGGCAGCAGGGTTTGCCGAAAGGGCAGGTTTTATCCCCGCACTTATGAGAACTCTAACAAAAGTTCCTGACAAATATTTGATTCCTGCTATATTCATTTTGGGAATCTGTGGAAACCTTGCCTCTGATGCTTCTTTAGTAATAATTCCTCCACTTACAGCGGCATTGTTCTATTCCAGAAGAAAAGACCCAATATTTGGACTTATACTTGGATATGCTGCTGCGTCCTCTGGTTTTACAGCAAACTTATTCATAGCAGGAACTGACGTACTACTCTCAGGAATAACTGACGCGGCAGCTAAAATTGTAGACTCCAATTACAATGTATATCCAACTGCAAACTATTACTTTATGGTGGCCTCAACATTCATAATCACTGCTGTTGCCACGATATTCACTGTAAAGTACGCAATGCCAAGATTTGCTAGATGGGAGGAAGAATACGAGCATGCTCAAGTTCCAGAAGA
Protein-coding regions in this window:
- a CDS encoding ATP-binding protein: MEAREKRLIFPFSAIVGQEKAKLALLCVAVNPLIGGVLLKGDKGTGKSTLVRALANVLPEIEVVADCSFNCNPMNPLEMCDSCYERYENGEELPTSKRKMRVVDLPLSVTIDRLVGTIDVERFLKEGKKALQPGILAEANRGVLYIDEVNLLDDYIADSLLDAAAMGWNTIEREGISFRHPARFILVGSMNPEEGDLRPQILDRFGLCVEVSAPMNPEDRIEIVKRVEEFHEDPISFYKKFESEEKKLTEKIVKAKELLPKVEISDDLLKLLAETVINLSIKTNRAEITTIKTAKAIAALNGRRRVSLEDLEKAMELALPHRLRDRPFQKPPQMKPPKPKDDKKHNHDHKHNHKHEHKKEEKSERRNQKSRSQGIGNLEQNFRSSEAKIPKIESKNFGSNDFTGYRSSRDVSITVVNFPKGIPVSYLPPKDEIRDVDFYNSTIWAVLNGKKPPIKLELKDVRVRVRKAKAPTLWVLLLDSSGSMAVKRRISIAKGIAEKLVENGYIKKSKMALIVAKGKEAEVFVSPTKNYWEVFEKIESVPTGGRTPLSSALYNLLLLANRERMKDKSVKVRAFLITDGKANVPLFGKRIKDEIIELAKALRKKGIELNIYDTNGKGINPGISYVPVLKEVANAKVFKV
- a CDS encoding lipopolysaccharide assembly protein LapB; protein product: MEEVLKAIQEKECEKVATLLYYKADELTEDELKIVLEKTEKLALECKDYELYKLVVYYSLEFLEVDKIKDFEELVEKDGSFEAKYHLADLYYLLGELEKSIELYRELLEEETEKGNLENIAKVYYNMGLIHEELLEYEKALELMSKAEKVFEELGKKEEIVHIRIHKAYITFEIGEVPKAKAELAEVLSEARGNNQLVAQVHLVFEEIFEEKDNYDAALHECLYAMLYGRGTEYFDIAFDSLIDVLWQILMEDKFDVIYNNLDMFARAFPDMKEFFEGVKVVALYKDGKIGREEVSGYITKIKDRRLLDLLEFLSEAEP
- a CDS encoding DUF257 family protein, whose amino-acid sequence is MWEILDKIKPGEIVLVEYSSNMNPTRILHDIIKWAKSKEYQVLITDMYNLVELHTYRMKMEGLDMEVLKWAKIIEIGRHEPSVGEVIKFIPVDRELLALLAEYKEVYEEFVSKNFTVVLFFGLERYMLFKNEVMSFVSILERFLGDTRRISIYFVNRDVLTNISPDPLPLLEELATTIMKFQKEAKKIKFTINKALNPELEGYEECY
- a CDS encoding Lrp/AsnC family transcriptional regulator is translated as MKLIEEVLVMDLDHDEILVLKTVFKGKLDDLDIKIYQALREDGRISDTKIAEKLGISITTVRRRRLRLQEEGILQIIGLLLLRAADAAYADVLVKLNQQIRIEEINEFIHEAMKNPRIYEVTMYLGGDYDLLLRFFETNLERLRYHVDKFLRNHKVVEKYSVYPAIGSPKAWYKSFKLKF
- a CDS encoding GNAT family N-acetyltransferase, with the protein product MNIRIAKLEDAKGIVEVHCSGVEKWIKKDDNREATYEELSIKDRYLHGGPWMSIETCAVHLNSLLLEGQIPIVAETNGKIIGNAELLISEEPIVGKIRRIAHLDILEVHRDFRRKGVGKRIVTFVENIARERGCELLTVVPEKSAIGFYTKLGIDNVLFQGYFVEFELSLFSDQEETPDLFEFSWKEIKNKEMVVGRFQSSYHHWFTAFKDRLAGIDDAVYFESGKLGESYYILEEAIYSNLIVTAYMWGQEKDFPLLLNRAKNLGFTKLRTIVEENLIKEFNPKILDKMIILSKRL
- the mobA gene encoding molybdenum cofactor guanylyltransferase MobA, with translation MIGVILAGGKSNRFGEEKLLYNVNGKALIAYTIERLLKSKSIEEVVIITLQERKDKFKDLGVRILIDKLEIGPIGGIYTALVKLGDVFIAAGDMPNINPEFVNYIIKEFHKFRPMACVPLWANGYLEPLHAAYSQEFLPVLENQIKKGEYMLGKAIRNAKTCYIQIESLPLEWRESLFNINTKRDLKKFKGASRE
- a CDS encoding ribonuclease Z, with the translated sequence MLEVIFLGTGGIMPNKERNVPAIALKYKGEIILWDIGEGTLRQFNIAKLSPMKIDKIFITHFHGDHYLGLMSFIQTMSLWNRERPLHIYGPKYTFEFVQNYLKSGFFRPGFEIHIHELGEARLKFGDYEIWSFKVEHGVPALGYVFKEKEKRGSFDIEKIRELGLIPGPWMKKLEKEGRVEIDGRIIHLEEVTGKPKKGVKVVYTGDTEPCERVKLFSEKADLLIHEATYIDKADRNESYHSTVPEACEIAKKAKVKLLALFHRAPRYTYEEYCTRAREVCNYKFIIPKDFDVIKVGERYELSSIR
- a CDS encoding TraB domain-containing protein, with translation MSYLRYVKIIGTMHVSPRSREEVRQLILKENPDAIAIELDKQRFYALKSSKKLTFQEALKLGRKALLAYILMKVEEKIGEEFGMKPGGEMEEAIQMAGFLRIPLYLIDEDIQIIMGKLLKAPFREKLFLLIESALVFFPIVPIEGESENIMESYKIMMHRFKTRYPYLFKVLVEERNEIMAKHLKFIVDELKKAGIKKPKVIAVVGLGHKKGIERILNSYKEQKDLLNKKTNLHW